The genome window GCTATTTTTTCGCGTGAACCCGCTATTTTTCGACGGACGATGCGAGGTCTTCGCGGGAGACGAGCACTCTGTCGATGAGGCCGAAGGTTTTGGCTTCCTCGGCGGACATAAAGTTATCGCGTTCCGTTTGCGTCGCTATGACATCTATTCCCTGACCCGTGTGTTTGGCCATTATTTCATTTAAGGCGGCCTTCAACCGCAGGGTTTCGCGGGCGTGGATCTCTATGTCCGTCGCCTGCCCCCGGAAACCGCCCGACGGCTGGTGGATCATGATCCGGCTGTTCGGGAGCGAGTAGCGCAGGCCCGGTGTGCCGGCCGCCAGAAGAAGCGCGCCCATGCTGGCCGCCTGGCCCATGCACAGCGTCGCCACGGGGCAGGTGATGTACTGCATGGTGTCATAAATGGCGAGGCCCGCGGTAACGACGCCGCCGGGAGAGTTGATATACAGATAAACTTCCTTTTCCGGGTCTTCGGATTCCAGGAACAGGAGCTGCGCGCAGATGAGCGAGGCGGTATGGTCATCGACCGCGTCTCCCAGCAGGACGATTCTGTCTTTCAGCAGGCGGGAGTAAATATCGTATGCGCGCTCGGCGCGCCCGGTCGTCTCGATTACCATTGGTATGGGCATGTTCTCTCCTTAAAACTGACATCCTAAGTATTATCGGCACAAAATGGAAAAAGTCCAGACCATGAGAGATGGCCGTGGGATACGGACAGACAAATGGGGAAGGGGTCGCTTGACCCTTCCCCATACGTTTACACAAGGTATACCGAAGGTAAAGACAAACTTATTCGGAGTCATTCTCGCTTTGCGCGGACCCCTCGTCAGTGGTTTTTTCCGCCTTTTTGGCCTTGGCCGGTTTGGCGCCGTCCGTATCCGCGCCCGCCATGTCCTCGCCGGAAGCCTTGTCGTAGATGCGGTCCATGGCTTTGTCCGCGAGGATTCTATCGCGCAGGGCGGGGTAGAGGTTGTTCCGGGAGTAATGCTCCTGAACTTCCTTGATGTCGTGCCCGTTGCGGGACGCGATCTGCCGGAGGGCGGCGTTCATTTCCTGCGGGGTGGCCTCAAGGCCTTCTTTCTTGGCGACGGTCAGAAGGAAGAGCTGGGTTTTGGCGAAGTTCGCCGCTTCCTTCTGGGCTTCTTCCTTCATTTTGGTGAAGTCGTCCTCGACAAGGGTCGCCAGGTCCTTGCCCTCGCGGGAAAGCTCCTGCACTCTGCCGTGCATGATGTTCTGCGTATAGCGCTCGACCATGCCTTCGGGCAGGGGGAAGTCCATATTCTCGAGC of uncultured delta proteobacterium contains these proteins:
- the clpP gene encoding ATP-dependent Clp protease proteolytic subunit (Endopeptidase Clp) (Caseinolytic protease) (Protease Ti) (Heat shock protein F21.5) (Evidence 2a : Function of homologous gene experimentally demonstrated in an other organism; Product type e : enzyme); amino-acid sequence: MPIPMVIETTGRAERAYDIYSRLLKDRIVLLGDAVDDHTASLICAQLLFLESEDPEKEVYLYINSPGGVVTAGLAIYDTMQYITCPVATLCMGQAASMGALLLAAGTPGLRYSLPNSRIMIHQPSGGFRGQATDIEIHARETLRLKAALNEIMAKHTGQGIDVIATQTERDNFMSAEEAKTFGLIDRVLVSREDLASSVEK